In Papaver somniferum cultivar HN1 unplaced genomic scaffold, ASM357369v1 unplaced-scaffold_80, whole genome shotgun sequence, the following proteins share a genomic window:
- the LOC113344899 gene encoding uncharacterized protein LOC113344899, with amino-acid sequence MDTSMENTQAYLSLSNSDVEETSDEEVASNTSDEEAVPRYDDMVLNNPIIRASRELKNDERLGIYQYLLTHSNNGRVKRGSIPRVAGIFKTSVSTVSRIWNRSKENHNSNMPADVSSRKPTRVGRKRVEIDRDRVLAVPLNRRTCIRTLAAEIEMSTTTLHRRIKEGKVKPHTSAVRPALNDDGKIKRLNYCIDMLDTSTFNSKPMFKDMFDYVHIDEKWFNMTKISQRYYLLPDEPKPHRECQSKRFIPKIMFTAAVARPQYDSSGNLIFDGKIGIWAMVKKVPAARNSKNRKAGTLETKPIDPVDKKVSMEFLIDKVLPAIRAKWTTGSTRTIYIQQDNAKPHISKDDEKFKNAALIDGFDIQLKNQPPNSPDMNTLDLGYFNTLQSIQHRQRMNNIDELIVAVEKAYNDMEPRIINKVFLTHQLCMLEVMKARGEIRYVLPHIGKDKLEREGNLPIRIEADSALLHDILVELNRMPEFWSTLERNMVGSSLESRSENLNENINPEV; translated from the coding sequence ATGGATACTTCCATGGAAAATACTCAAGCTTACCTTTCTTTATCAAATTCTGATGTTGAAGAAACGAGTGATGAAGAAGTAGCATCCAATACTAGTGATGAAGAGGCAGTACCAAGATATGACGACATGGTTCTTAATAATCCAATAATAAGAGCATCAAGAGAACTCAAAAATGATGAACGTTTAGGTATCTATCAATATCTGTTAACCCATAGCAATAATGGAAGAGTTAAAAGAGGTTCCATACCAAGAGTTGCTGGTATATTCAAGACGTCTGTTTCAACTGTTTCTCGTATCTGGAatcgatcaaaagaaaatcataACTCAAACATGCCTGCTGATGTATCTTCTAGGAAGCCAACAAGAGTTGGTCGCAAACGTGTGGAAATCGATAGAGACAGGGTACTGGCAGTTCCATTGAATCGCCGTACTTGTATTCGCACATTAGCGGCAGAGATAGAGATGTCAACAACAACATTGCATAGGAGGATAAAAGAAGGAAAAGTCAAGCCACACACAAGTGCAGTAAGACCAGCTTTGAATGACGATGGAAAAATAAAGAGGTTAAACTATTGTATTGACATGCTTGATACAAGTACTTTTAATTCTAAACCAATGTTTAAGGATATGTTCGATTATGTACATATTGATGAAAAGTGGTTTAACATGACAAAAATATCGCAGAGATATTATCTTCTTCCCGATGAACCCAAACCTCATCGTGAGTGTCAAAGCAAGAGATTTATTCCTAAGATTATGTTTACAGCTGCAGTTGCACGTCCGCAATATGATTCCTCAGGGAATCTAATTTTTGATGGAAAAATTGGCATATGGGCAATGGTTAAAAAAGTGCCGGCAGCAAGAAACAGTAAGAATAGGAAAGCCGGTACACTTGAAACCAAACCGATTGATCCAGTTGATAAAAAGGTTTCAATGGAGTTTTTAATCGACAAAGTCCTACCGGCAATTCGTGCTAAATGGACTACCGGGAGTACACGTACCATTTATATTCAACAAGATAACGCGAAGCCTCATATTTCGAAGGATGACGAAAAATTTAAGAATGCAGCATTAATCGACGGGTTCGATATTCAACTGAAGAATCAACCTCCAAATAGTCCAGATATGAATACTTTGGACCTCGGCTACTTCAATACACTTCAGAGTATACAACATCGTCAGAGAATGAATAACATTGATGAGCTTATTGTCGCGGTAGAAAAGGCTTACAACGATATGGAACCACGCATTATCAATAAGGTCTTCTTGACCCACCAATTATGCATGTTGGAGGTGATGAAAGCTCGTGGAGAAATCCGTTATGTTTTGCCGCACATCGGGAAGGACAAGTTAGAGCGTGAAGGTAATCTTCCAATCAGAATTGAAGCGGATAGTGCTTTGCTTCACGACATATTGGTGGAACTTAACAGGATGCCTGAATTCTGGTCCACTCTTGAACGAAACATGGTGGGCTCAAGTTTGGAATCCAGAAGTGAAAATCTTAATGAAAATATTAATCCAGAAGTATGA